The following are encoded together in the Pseudomonas maumuensis genome:
- a CDS encoding LacI family DNA-binding transcriptional regulator — MATIKDVAALAGISYTTVSHVLNKTRPVSEHVRLKVEAAIAELDYVPSAVARSLKARSTATIGLLVPNSVNPYFAELARGIEDACERNGYCVILCNSDDNPQKQRSYLRVLLEKRIDGLIVASVGEDRDLLDSLSGVRTPMVIVDRALEGVEADLVRIDHEQGAYLATRHLLELGHREIATIGGPVDTGVSQLRLAGFRRAMAEGGVRIAPGHVLHSDFTSPGGHAAAARLLDGERPTAIFAGNDMIGFGVLRAAAERNIDVPGELSVIGFDDIELSRYVYPALTTVGQSIRELGESAAGLLLSRIVTPRRDGAAEQRIVAPRIVLRESTGPRPDLFNDYR; from the coding sequence ATGGCAACCATCAAAGACGTCGCGGCACTTGCGGGTATTTCCTACACCACCGTGTCCCATGTATTGAACAAGACCCGTCCGGTCAGCGAACACGTGCGCCTCAAGGTCGAGGCGGCGATCGCCGAGCTCGACTACGTGCCCAGCGCCGTGGCCCGCTCGCTGAAGGCGCGCAGCACCGCCACCATCGGCTTGCTGGTGCCCAACAGCGTCAACCCGTACTTCGCCGAGCTGGCCCGGGGTATCGAGGACGCCTGCGAGCGCAACGGTTACTGCGTGATCCTGTGCAACTCCGACGACAACCCGCAGAAGCAGCGCAGTTACCTGCGCGTGCTGCTGGAAAAGCGTATCGACGGCCTGATCGTCGCTTCGGTGGGCGAGGATCGCGACCTGCTCGACAGCCTCAGCGGTGTGCGTACGCCGATGGTCATCGTCGACCGAGCCCTGGAAGGCGTCGAGGCCGACCTGGTGCGCATCGACCATGAACAGGGCGCCTACCTGGCCACCCGTCATCTGCTCGAGCTGGGGCACCGCGAGATCGCCACCATCGGCGGCCCGGTGGACACCGGGGTCAGCCAGTTGCGCCTGGCCGGGTTCCGTCGGGCGATGGCCGAGGGCGGCGTGCGCATTGCTCCGGGTCATGTGCTGCACAGCGACTTCACCAGCCCCGGTGGCCACGCCGCCGCGGCGCGCCTGCTCGACGGCGAGCGGCCCACGGCGATCTTCGCCGGCAACGACATGATCGGCTTCGGCGTGTTGCGCGCCGCCGCCGAACGCAATATCGACGTGCCCGGCGAGCTGTCGGTGATCGGCTTCGACGACATCGAGCTGAGCCGCTACGTGTACCCGGCGCTGACCACGGTCGGCCAGTCGATCCGCGAGCTCGGCGAGAGCGCCGCCGGCCTGCTGCTGTCGCGCATCGTCACGCCGCGCCGCGACGGCGCCGCCGAACAGCGCATCGTCGCCCCGCGCATCGTGCTGCGCGAATCCACCGGGCCACGCCCGGACCTGTTCAACGATTACCGTTAA